AAGCCATCAACAGCTTAACAGACGAAGAGTTAGTTGTTGGTCAGCTTTTATTGGTTTCGAAATAAACACCTAATTTTAGCGAAGTTTCTGTTAAAAAGTGTAAAAGACCTTTTTATTGACACTAACGCTATGTATTTTTGCTAACTTGAAAATTCTTACAGCCATAATCGTTTTGCTATTTATAGGAACTACCGATCTCTACGCGCAAGAGATGGAAGGCATTGTATTCGACACTTATACGAAACAGCGTGTGCCCCGGGTTTATATTTATAATATGGCAAATGACGAAATGCGGTACAACAATAAAAGAGGGGAATTTTCCATCAAGGCAAATCCTGGCGATACCTTGATAGCTGTTGTTAAAGGCTATCATTCTGATACAACGGTTGTCCATAGTGAAAAACCCGTTATTATCTTCAACCTCAGCCGCGCCACTATATGGTTAGATGAAGTAAGCATTGTGGCCAGGCGATCGCCACAACAAATACTCGAAGAACGGAAAAGAGACTATAGCTCTGCCTATAAGGAAGGAAACCCCGGCAGTTTATTTTCTGCGGGACCAACGGGTGCCGGCCTCAGTATCGATGCCTTGTACTCACTCCTCAGTAGAAGAGGGAAAAATGCACGCTTCCTTCAAGATATGATCCAACGGGAGTACGAAAATAACGTTATCGATGCGCGTTTCACACAAGCCGTGGTCAGACAACTTACCAACCTCAGCGGTGGTGCTTTGGAAGATTTTATGCAGCAATACCGGCCGACCTATCATTTCATCATGCAAGCTAACGATTACGAATTGGGAAAATATATACAGTCTTCATATAATATGTACCGAAAAAACCCCGGCGCATACCGTTTGCAACCCCTTCCGAGAAAATCGCCAAAAACGGAAAAAGTGGAAATCGAGAGATTAAAACCAAATTAGGGCATTATTCTTGCTACAAAGAAACTTATATTTAGCCTGTAACGCCAAGTCATGAGGGGGAAGTGTTTAGATACACTTTGTTTCATCGCCGCGATACATTGTATTTGAGAAGCTTTTTATCTAAGTTTGTAGTTAATTTTGCCGGGAGTTTATGTGTTAAATTTTCCAGCTATCAAAAGATAGACAGATGAAGAAATCATACCTAATTATTTTATTTTTTTTTATCGTGGCCGCCTTAGATCTCCGGGCGCAGGACTACAACTTGGACGAACTTCGGCAGGCACCTGAGAAAAACAGCCTACCCGTACGCACACCACAGATGTCTATCCATGATTTGGACATCCAAGGTCCAGACCTTAATTTAAAGATCAACTATTGGCGAAATTGGACAACCTTTTCTATTAATGCCAATCAGGCCACTTTTAGTGATAACTTCAACAATGGAGGGGTAAACTCCATATCGCTAGGATCCATGTTTAATACCAAGTGGGATTATACCCGGGATAATAAAACTTTTATCTCAGAGATGGATTTGCGCTATGGCGTGGTACAAAATGAGAACCAATTATCCCGTAAAAGTCAAGACCGTATCTGGTGGGATAATAAATTCTCGCTAAAATTCGCACCTAAATGGGGCTTTTTTGCTGCCTTAACCTTCGAAACACAGTTTGACGTAGGTTGGCGGTATGAAAATCGAGCGGGTGTTGATACGCGCGTGCAACGAATCTCCAATTTTATGGCACCGGGTTATCTAACACAATCTCTAGGTTTGGAATATAAACCGGATCAATTCTCGTCTATCCGTTTCGGTACCGGTACAGCCCGACAAACCTTTGTTTTAGATGATGAAGTTTTATTACCCGAAAGCCCACTTGATCTTCCCCCTGAAGCTCGATTCGGTGTGCCTTTTCCAGGCACGTTTCGGAATGAGTTGGCTTTTCAAATATTGGCTACTACCGATAGAGACTTATCCAGCATGCTCCATCTGAAAGCACAATACGAATTCTTTGCCAATTATGAAGAGTTTCGCAATGCCCGCCATCGTTTAGACGCTATTTTAACGGCTCGAGTTTCCCGGGTGATCAGTGTGATGTTTAACGCAACCTTATTGTATGATCCTTTGCAAATTCCAGATCAGACATTCGCCAATACCTTACAACGCTCTCAGTTAATAGGTATCGGCATTTCTTATAAATTCCCGAGATAATGCGTTTAGTGAGAAGTTTATGTGTTTTTGTTAGTGCTATCGCGGCGTTAACCAGCGCCTGTGCGTCTAAAAAGCAATTTGCCGACAGCAATAAGGTATATGAAAGACAGGTAGAAGAGTTGGCAGAGGTCATCACCCAGCCATTACCTAGTCCGCAGTTCCTGGCGGCCGCAGCACTGCCTGCTCCGGGTTTGGAAGGACAAAGAAACGAATTCGAATGGGTTGGCACCGTTAATTTCAATATGCGGCGACCCAACTTTGTTGTGCTACATCACACGGCACAGGATAGCATTCAGCAAACTTTACGCACCTTTACCGTAGAACATTCGCAGGTCAGTGCGCATTATATTATTGACAAAGCAGGCAAGGTATACCAACTGCTAAACGACTATTTACGCGCCTGGCACGCGGGCGACGGACGCTGGGGAGGAGTAACCGATTTAAACTCTATATCGTTGGGCATCGAGCTAGATAACAACGGAACGGAGCCCTATACCGAACCCCAGATCAATAACCTATTGGTGCTTCTAGACACCTTGAAAACAAATTATAAAATTCCTACCGAGAACTTTATAGGACATGGAGATGTTGCGCCCGGCCGAAAAATTGATCCCAGCTCCAATTTTCCTTGGAAGCTATTGGCCGAAAAAGGTTTTGGTTTATGGTATGACGAGGTATTGCAAAACCCTCCATCATCCTTCAATCCAATGGATGGCTTAAGGATATTAGGTTATGATACAAGAAATGCCTCCGCAGCTATTATCGCTTTTAAAAGGCATTTCATTCAAACGGAACTCTCAGCAGAATGGACTCCCTTTGCTTTGAGCGTACTTTATAATTTATACTTAAAGAAAAGTAATGGATAAGCCAATAGGTTTGCTTATCCGTTCTTCTTTGCTTCTTTTGCCCAGGTATCTCTAAGTCCTACCGTGCGATTAAACACCAAATGATCAGGCTTAGACCGGGTGTCTAAGGTAAAATAGCCCTTTCTAATAAATTGATATCCTTTTCCTGGCACCGCATTTAACAAATCAGGTTCGATGTATACCTTTTCAAGTATTTGTAAACTAGTTGGATTAATCGACTCTTTGAAATCACCTTCCGTATCTAAGGGGTTTTCTGCTTGGAATAATCTGTCATACAAACGAACTTCCGCCGTCTTCGCGTGCGGTACACTTACCCAGTGGATAGTTCCTTTTACTTTTAGGCCACTGGTATCTTCACCACTCTTGGAGTTTGGGATGTAACGGCAATATATTGTAGTGATATTGCCTTTCGAATCTTTTTCGAACTCATCACAGGTAACGATATAAGCATTTTTCAGGCGTACACTTAAGCCCGGACCCAATCGGAAAAACTTCTTAGGCGCATGCTCCATAAAATCCTCCCTCTCTATCCAAAGTGCTCCACTAAATGGTATATTCCGACCGCCTTCCCCACCCTCAACTTCGGGGTTGTTCTCGCCATGCAAAATCTCTTCCTGCCCTTCCGGATAATTGGTAATCACTAACTTTATGGGATCTAGCACCGCCATCCTACGCCAGGCCGTTTTGTTCAAGTCTTCCCGAATACAGAATTCAAGCAGCCCCACATCGATTACATTTTCACGTTTTGCGATACCTATACGTTCGCAAAAGTTACGAATACTGGCTGGTGTATATCCCCGTCGACGTAAACCACTAATGGTGGGCATGCGGGGGTCGTCCCATCCTTCCACGTGCTTTTCGTTAACCAGCTGTAACAAGCGCCGTTTACTCATCACTGTATAAGTCATGTTCAAACGCGCAAACTCATATTGCTTGGAAGGGAAAATCCCTATGTGGTTAATAAGCCAGTCGTACAAGGGCCGGTGTGGAACAAACTCCAGGGTGCATACCGAATGTGTAACCTTTTCTATGGAATCACTTTGACCATGCGCAAAATCGTACATTGGATAGATATACCATTTATCGCCAGTACGGTGATGGTGCGCGTGTTTAATACGATATAGCAAAGGATCACGCATATGCATGTTGGGATTTTCCAAATCAATTTTTGCCCGCAACACTTTACTACCATCTGGGTATTTGCCTTCCTTCATCTCCTGAAAAAGCTGTAAGTTTTCTTCAACTGAACGGCTACGATAGGGCGTTGGTTTACCCGGCTCGGTAGGGGAGCCTTTGCTGGCTGCTATTTCATCGGATGTACTATCATCTACATAAGCCAATCCTTTCTTAATCAGCTCAATCGCATATTGATAAAGGGTATCAAAATAATCGGAAGTGTAGAGCTCTTTTTCCCACGCAAAACCCAACCACCTAATATCGTTTTTAATACTTTCCACATACTCCACATTTTCTGTAATAGGATTTGTATCGTCAAAACGCAGATTAGTTTTACCCTTATACTTCTGAGCTAAACTAAAATTTAAGCAAATGGATTTTGCATGCCCAATATGCAGGTATCCGTTGGGCTCAGGCGGAAAACGGGTAAGTACCCTCCCGTCATTTTTCCCATTTCGTATATCTTCTTCAATAATTTCCTCTAGGAAATTTAATGATTTCTCCTCATTCATAAGTGCAAACTTAGATAAAATGCTTTGCATTCACGAATACCGTTAAAAACAAATTATCGATCTTTCATCCGCTGTTCAGCGCTTACTTTTATAGATAAAACTTAGGTAAATTATTTCTGATCAGGAACTGTATTAATATTTTTAAAACCTGCTAAAAATAAAAAGCCGCCCAATTGGGGCGGCTCTACACGATTTATATTATTACTATCTTAGATAACTTTAACATTTACCGCATTTAAGCCTTTTTTTCCTTGCTCTACATCGTAAGATACGCTGTCGTTCTCACGAATAGAATCGATAAGACCTGATGAATGAACAAAAATTTCAGATCCACCATCATTAGGAACGATGAAACCGAACCCTTTTGTTTCATTAAAGAATTTTACTACTCCTTCTTGCATTGTATTGAATTTATTGATAATTAAACAAAGGTAAGTATATTAATCCATCTATTCCACCTTAAATGATTTTATTTATCATTTATTCATAACTCTGCAACAAAAATCATCGCTGATGATTCCTATAAGGCCTTTTTTTATTCCTTTGAAAATTTTTTTTATTTTTTGTTGCCTTCTCCTTTGTTACACGTTTCGGCGTTGGGACGGCCACAAATAAATCTTTCACGGGATACGGATGTTCGTTATTGACCGGAATCACTTGATTGATCAGATTGCTTATATCTTGCAGATAAGCCCTTTCCTCTACATCACAGAATGATAGTGCCTGTCCTCTTGCACCAGCCCTACCCGTTCTGCCAATACGGTGCACGTAGGTTTCGGGTTCATTCGGCAAATCAAAATTGATCACATATTTCAATTCGTCCACATCGATGCCTCTAGCGGCAATATCTGTCGCAATAAGCACTTTTAATTTCCCCGATTTAAATGCGTTTAATGCATTTTGTCTGGCGTTTTGCGACTTATTCCCGTGTATAGCCAATGCTTCAATCCGATGCTTGTTTAGCGTTTTCACCAAGCGATCCGCCCCGTATTTCGTACGTGTAAAAACCAGTACATGATCTTTAACCTCTGTTTTTAATAGGTGAACCAACAATTTCGGTTTATTCGTTTTCTCTACCGCATAGACGAATTGACTAATTTTTTCGGCAGTTGACGACACCGGAGTAACTTCCACCCTTATCGGATTTTTTAGAATAGTATGCGCAAGTTTCGCGATTTCCGGAGGCATCGTTGCCGAGAAGAACAATGTTTGTCTTTTTACGGGGAGCAATGCAATCAATTTCTTGATATCATGGATAAAACCCATATCTAACATCCGATCCGCTTCATCCAACACAAAATGCGTGATAGCACTCAAGGAGACCACCCGCTGGTTGATCAGGTCTAATAATCGACCCGGCGTAGCTACTAGCACATCTGTTCCTTTTCGTAGGGCCGCAATTTGCGTATTGATGTTTACCCCACCGAACACCACTTGATGCTTTAATGATAAAAATTTACCATAGGTATCGATACTCTGATCGATCTGCACTGCTAGTTCCCGTGTTGGCGTCAAGATTAACGCCTTAACTCCTTTATCTTTAGATGACTGCTGCGACAACTGCTGCAATATGGGCAGTGAAAACGCAGCCGTTTTACCAGTACCCGTTTGCGCGCAACCCAATAGATCACTTCCTTTTAATACAACAGGAATAGCCTGTTGCTGTATCGGGGTTGGTGATTGATACCCCTCCTCATCCAGGGCCTTTAGTAAAGGGGGGATGAGATCAAGTTCTTTAAATGACAAAATGAAAATGCAATTATTTGTGGAATATGTAAAACGCAAAGATACGGTTTTTAATTCACATTGCGGGATGTATCCTCATAAGTAAGCATCAAACAACTTCATCTCAGCAAAAAAACATGCGTTTATACTATTGAACGCATGTTTTTTTTATTTCCAGGCAAGCCGCTAATCGTTCTGACTATATTTATGTTCGTAGCGCTGAAACAGTTGTTTATGGAGATTGTCAAGATTGACATCCTTTCCCAAAATAAAAGCCTTTTCCAACTGATTTCCGCGCATATCAAGCGCATCTCCGTCTGCAATGAAAAAGTTTGCGTCTTTTCCCTGCTCTAGGCTACCCGTTCTATCGTCTACTCCTAAAATTTTAGCTGTGTTCAACGTAATAGTGGCAAGAGCCGCCTCCTTATCTAAACCAAAAGCCGCTGCGGTACCTGCCATAAAAGGTAAATTACGTTGCTGCCAAAAACCATCCATTCCATAAGCGACAAGCACACCTGCATCTGTCAGCAGCTTAGCCTGTTTATAAGGTAGGTTCACATCATCATCATCCTTACCTGGAAGCGCATGCGCCTGATGGATAATAACATTTACCCCATGCTCCTTCAAAAAGGGCGCAATCAAGTGTCCTTCCTGCGCACCAACTAGGGTAGGTGTAATAGCATAACGTTTAAAAAGTTGTATGGCAGCTATCAGGTCATTTTTCTTATCAGCATGTACCATCACTTTTTTACTCCCCTCGAATACCTTTTTAAAGGCATCCAAACGTGCGTTAAACACCTTCTGATCTCCACTGGCATAACTTTTTGCATCTGCCAAAAAATCCTCCAACAAAACACGTTCCCGTTTGATACGATCCTTCTGCTCTTCTACATTGGTTGATCCAAAACGCGAAAAGCGAACAGTAGGCCAGTTAACATGCACGGCATCGTCCTTTAAATAGACCGCATCTTCCCAATTCCACGCATCCAACTGCACAACCGATGATTGTCCGGAAACCAGCCCACTCTGTGGGGTAACTTGTGCTAAGAGTATACCGTTCGAGCGAAGTGTGTTAATTACCTTTGAATCGGCATTATACGCGATAAGCGATCGTACATGCGCATTATTTTCTCCTACTTCAGCATAATCTACCGTCGCCCTCACAGACTCCACCTCTACCAACCCAAGGTTGGTTACAGGAGCGATAAATCCAGGGTAGACATGTTTACCCTGGGCATCAATGGTATGCTCTGCTTCTGGGGCATCTGCGCCTTCGCCTACATATATGATTTTTCCATCTTCAAAAACCAGTGTTCCCTGTTGAATGATTTGACCATTTCCAACATGAATAGTTGCACCACGAACACTTATTGTACTTTGTTGCGGTTTGGCCGGGTAAATAGTAGGTTGCGCAACGGCGACAGTGCATACAGCAAACAGAACTGCCGCACTAAAAATATATTTTATGATATGATCCTTCATCGTATAAATTAATTATGGCTGTGCATGGTATCCATATCAACAGCATCTTCTTCTAAGGTTTCACAATGATAAATAAACGTAGGGCTTGCATTTGCTTTTTGGGTGGTAGCTCCTTTACCTTTTTCGTCCAGCAATTTAGCTATTATTCGTGCTTTCTCCTTCTTCTGATCTTCCCTGATCATTTCATCGGCCTCGCTGTCCCAATATTTCACCCCGTCTACAAACGTTTTTTCTGCTCTTGCATAAATAGAAAGCGGGTTATCGCTCCACACCACAACATCGGCATCTTTACCTGCCTTTAGACTACCCACACGATCATCAATATGAAGCATTTTCGCTGGATTTAGCGTTACCATTTTCCATGCATCTTCTTCACTTAAACCGCCATATTTGACAA
This Olivibacter sp. SDN3 DNA region includes the following protein-coding sequences:
- a CDS encoding DUF3078 domain-containing protein, which produces MKKSYLIILFFFIVAALDLRAQDYNLDELRQAPEKNSLPVRTPQMSIHDLDIQGPDLNLKINYWRNWTTFSINANQATFSDNFNNGGVNSISLGSMFNTKWDYTRDNKTFISEMDLRYGVVQNENQLSRKSQDRIWWDNKFSLKFAPKWGFFAALTFETQFDVGWRYENRAGVDTRVQRISNFMAPGYLTQSLGLEYKPDQFSSIRFGTGTARQTFVLDDEVLLPESPLDLPPEARFGVPFPGTFRNELAFQILATTDRDLSSMLHLKAQYEFFANYEEFRNARHRLDAILTARVSRVISVMFNATLLYDPLQIPDQTFANTLQRSQLIGIGISYKFPR
- a CDS encoding N-acetylmuramoyl-L-alanine amidase; this translates as MRLVRSLCVFVSAIAALTSACASKKQFADSNKVYERQVEELAEVITQPLPSPQFLAAAALPAPGLEGQRNEFEWVGTVNFNMRRPNFVVLHHTAQDSIQQTLRTFTVEHSQVSAHYIIDKAGKVYQLLNDYLRAWHAGDGRWGGVTDLNSISLGIELDNNGTEPYTEPQINNLLVLLDTLKTNYKIPTENFIGHGDVAPGRKIDPSSNFPWKLLAEKGFGLWYDEVLQNPPSSFNPMDGLRILGYDTRNASAAIIAFKRHFIQTELSAEWTPFALSVLYNLYLKKSNG
- a CDS encoding glutamine--tRNA ligase/YqeY domain fusion protein; this translates as MNEEKSLNFLEEIIEEDIRNGKNDGRVLTRFPPEPNGYLHIGHAKSICLNFSLAQKYKGKTNLRFDDTNPITENVEYVESIKNDIRWLGFAWEKELYTSDYFDTLYQYAIELIKKGLAYVDDSTSDEIAASKGSPTEPGKPTPYRSRSVEENLQLFQEMKEGKYPDGSKVLRAKIDLENPNMHMRDPLLYRIKHAHHHRTGDKWYIYPMYDFAHGQSDSIEKVTHSVCTLEFVPHRPLYDWLINHIGIFPSKQYEFARLNMTYTVMSKRRLLQLVNEKHVEGWDDPRMPTISGLRRRGYTPASIRNFCERIGIAKRENVIDVGLLEFCIREDLNKTAWRRMAVLDPIKLVITNYPEGQEEILHGENNPEVEGGEGGRNIPFSGALWIEREDFMEHAPKKFFRLGPGLSVRLKNAYIVTCDEFEKDSKGNITTIYCRYIPNSKSGEDTSGLKVKGTIHWVSVPHAKTAEVRLYDRLFQAENPLDTEGDFKESINPTSLQILEKVYIEPDLLNAVPGKGYQFIRKGYFTLDTRSKPDHLVFNRTVGLRDTWAKEAKKNG
- a CDS encoding cold-shock protein, producing the protein MQEGVVKFFNETKGFGFIVPNDGGSEIFVHSSGLIDSIRENDSVSYDVEQGKKGLNAVNVKVI
- a CDS encoding DEAD/DEAH box helicase; translated protein: MSFKELDLIPPLLKALDEEGYQSPTPIQQQAIPVVLKGSDLLGCAQTGTGKTAAFSLPILQQLSQQSSKDKGVKALILTPTRELAVQIDQSIDTYGKFLSLKHQVVFGGVNINTQIAALRKGTDVLVATPGRLLDLINQRVVSLSAITHFVLDEADRMLDMGFIHDIKKLIALLPVKRQTLFFSATMPPEIAKLAHTILKNPIRVEVTPVSSTAEKISQFVYAVEKTNKPKLLVHLLKTEVKDHVLVFTRTKYGADRLVKTLNKHRIEALAIHGNKSQNARQNALNAFKSGKLKVLIATDIAARGIDVDELKYVINFDLPNEPETYVHRIGRTGRAGARGQALSFCDVEERAYLQDISNLINQVIPVNNEHPYPVKDLFVAVPTPKRVTKEKATKNKKNFQRNKKRPYRNHQR
- a CDS encoding amidohydrolase family protein; protein product: MKDHIIKYIFSAAVLFAVCTVAVAQPTIYPAKPQQSTISVRGATIHVGNGQIIQQGTLVFEDGKIIYVGEGADAPEAEHTIDAQGKHVYPGFIAPVTNLGLVEVESVRATVDYAEVGENNAHVRSLIAYNADSKVINTLRSNGILLAQVTPQSGLVSGQSSVVQLDAWNWEDAVYLKDDAVHVNWPTVRFSRFGSTNVEEQKDRIKRERVLLEDFLADAKSYASGDQKVFNARLDAFKKVFEGSKKVMVHADKKNDLIAAIQLFKRYAITPTLVGAQEGHLIAPFLKEHGVNVIIHQAHALPGKDDDDVNLPYKQAKLLTDAGVLVAYGMDGFWQQRNLPFMAGTAAAFGLDKEAALATITLNTAKILGVDDRTGSLEQGKDANFFIADGDALDMRGNQLEKAFILGKDVNLDNLHKQLFQRYEHKYSQND